From the Panulirus ornatus isolate Po-2019 chromosome 58, ASM3632096v1, whole genome shotgun sequence genome, one window contains:
- the LOC139766636 gene encoding uncharacterized protein, with product MGSNQVKTAPSPLLPVVSRAISYQDDQERRLRRGVPRRLGSMVLSNWIQMKRREQALLQKAQIAVEEGRAPPEVLQKVEKYMTKETKTNHIKYHPRLLNRKPNRPRLKAPKLTNTAARRIQESYQRREKEQQEAAKASKRKVKSRVSVRSQVWTTDSAPSDISRRTQIKRGPGPKRAMSLPPSSTLSLQSITTAESSGIGMSRTSSMTSVASSRQKSLYTRQRVRSLSEEGDGFREVPGRHVRRRITRSRSNSVDIRHQGEATRRHKCHESQKNSRQEQQEQDKQQLKHKTRTQQVSQQIPAQQKVNRQQQPRQRAHHEDKDHQNLQQKDDEGQQSHLQPSQQQSPPQQHDEQHPSQLQVKEYQQPEIQVTKEEPSRDQSSQLEENKQQQPPPHHQVNEAKPPQQRQQPRTEKKDQGSQTRLSGPPRPRRLLLTHHIRKRTRSPPDRQEQLSQIQPRTHSSRAGPTQRHHLDQRSDSEQQEEQLVVRETHPSGTFRSEKQDQRQQTATILIETQQEQELKLTSSSQDHRTRPHHSLQSPQQVSEDERQRLYTDLDDLEEGRQQKRVPRMGRRHSNQIEILDNCGEEIRHQETRKMEIVQISRHQIQVHHSQFDGDPQPQQENEPQRLDQQRHQSLEREENPVHQQTPQEDQSQPSEEKAILPKEEPQVAPQVAPQEEEIPNQAETMERKQEVATGQTRWRGLFKQLRESKFAGNSKGLGKGRQKKSLTQSTEGSSDESQGRTQTGTSSTQEHADESQGLRYLGKSVEQSATVESQGGGRPGKFSQHGRRQRTSLDRWRAAAALNRRRNKATPEQETPEATAEGRRSKQSMDRSSNERERQQQPLERVHHEALVERAHYEPPMERGRLVPPVELVQREPSIERVEHLRHEQSTTRFHHDIPMDRFRRDPSLERFQRESSIIRVRRAPLVEYSRHETSTERLPPPPSTVTMERVRHEPMIEHSRTESPTHQGRMVYMERGRNRLSPERGQMRTYYTRSHSTEPSERRYTAETLEPGYIRSYQERRYIGGSADQTGAVSESGYTTRPLEPSYMRTYSDNSYSGGRLAEPDFSRAYSEHSYTERSVDNDYNRVYSDRILDGNRWKNDEEWGARDRGRYRRAVVAPASAVASSPPMNHRAL from the exons ATGGGCAGCAACCAGGTGAAGACGGCGCCGTCCCCGCTGCTCCCAGTCGTGTCCCGCGCCATATCCTACCAGGACGACCAGGAGCGGCGGTTACGGAGAGGCGTCCCGCGACGTCTGGGTTCTATGGTGCTGTCCAACTGGATCCAGATGAAGAGGCGCGAGCAAGCACTCCTACAAAAGGCCCAGATTGCAGTGGAGGAGGGCCGCGCGCCGCCGGAAGTCTTGCAGAAAGTTGAGAAGTACATGACCAAAGAAACGAAGACCAACCACATTAAGTATCACCCACGGCTGCTGAATCGCAAGCCCAATCGCCCGCGCCTGAAAGCGCCGAAACTGACCAACACGGCCGCCCGGCGGATCCAGGAGTCATACCAGCGTCGTGAGAAAGAGCAGCAAGAGGCGGCAAAGGCATCGAAGAGGAAAGTGAAATCCCGCGTGAGCGTCAGGTCTCAAGTATGGACTACCGACAGCGCGCCTTCGGACATCTCCCGAAGAACGCAGATCAAGCGCGGACCGGGACCTAAGCGAGCAATGTCTCTGCCACCCAGTAGTACCTTAAGTCTTCAGTCCATCACGACGGCCGAATCATCAGGCATCGGTATGTCACGCACCTCCTCCATGACATCAGTGGCCAGCTCAAGACAGAAGTCACTCTACACGCGTCAGCGG GTGCGAAGTTTGAGCGAGGAGGGCGATGGGTTCCGGGAGGTGCCAGGGCGTCATGTGAGGCGGAGGATTACTCGAAGCAGATCCAACAGCGTGGACATACGCCACCAGGGAGAGGCAACGAGACGACACAAATGTCACGAATCACAGAAGAACTCACGGCAAGAACAACAGGAACAAGACAAGCAACAGCTAAAGCACAAGACACGGACTCAGCAAGTTAGTCAACAGATCCCGGCACAACAGAAAGTTAACAGGCAACAGCAGCCAAGGCAACGGGCACATCACGAGGATAAAGATCACCAAAATCTTCAACAGAAAGACGATGAGGGACAACAGTCGCACCTACAACCGAGTCAGCAGCAATCCCCACCACAACAGCATGATGAGCAACACCCTTCGCAACTACAAGTGAAAGAATACCAGCAACCAGAGATCCAGGTAACGAAGGAGGAGCCATCGAGGGACCAGTCATCACAACTTGAGGAGaataagcagcagcagccaccgccacaccaccaggTAAATGaggccaaaccacctcaacaGAGGCAACAACCACGAACGGAAAAGAAAGATCAAGGTTCACAGACTAGATTATCAGGACCACCGAGACCAAGACGGCTATTGTTGACCCACCATATCAGAAAACGGACCCGCAGTCCTCCAGACAGACAAGAACAACTGTCGCAGATACAGCCACGAACGCACTCAAGTCGTGCAGGTCCCACGCAAAGGCATCatctggatcagaggagtgaCTCAGAGCAGCAGGAAGAGCAACTTGTAGTACGTGAGACACACCCATCGGGGACGTTTCGATCAGAGAAACAAGACCAGCGACAACAAACGGCCACTATTCTCATAGAGACACAGCAAGAACAAGAGTTGAAACTAACGTCATCGAGCCAGGACCATAGGACGCGCCCCCACCATTCATTACAAAGTCCTCAACAGGTATCCGAAGACGAGAGACAGAGGCTCTACACCGATCTGGATGATCTTGAGGAAGGACGACAACAGAAGCGTGTGCCACGGATGGGACGAAGACACTCGAATCAGATTGAGATTCTAGACAACTGTGGAGAAGAGATTAGACACCAAGAGACGAGAAAGATGGAAATAGTCCAGATAAGTCGTCATCAAATACAAGTACATCATAGCCAGTTCGATGGCGACCCACAGCCACAACAAGAGAATGAACCGCAACGGTTAGACCAACAGAGGCACCAGAGTCTCGAGCGGGAAGAGAATCCAGTTCATCAACAAACACCACAAGAGGATCAGAGTCAACCCTCAGAAGAGAAGGCAATACTACCAAAGGAGGAGCCACAGGTTGCCCCACAGGTTGCCCCACAGGAGGAAGAGATACCGAATCAAGCCGAAACGATGGAGCGAAAACAGGAGGTCGCGACAGGACAAACCCGTTGGCGTGGACTCTTCAAACAGCTACGAGAGAGCAAGTTCGCAGGAAATTCCAAAGGCCTAGGAAAAGGACGTCAAAAGAAGTCTTTAACCCAGAGTACTGAAGGTAGTTCTGACGAGTCACAAGGTAGAACGCAAACGGGCACGTCCTCGACGCAAGAACACGCCGATGAATCACAAGGCTTGAGGTACCTCGGAAAATCGGTGGAACAAAGCGCAACCGTAGAGTCCCAAGGCGGAGGACGTCCTGGAAAATTCTCGCAACATGGAAGGCGTCAACGAACATCTTTGGATCGCTGGCGTGCTGCAGCAGCCCTGAATCGCAGGCGCAACAAAGCAACGCCGGAACAGGAGACTCCTGAAGCGACCGCGGAAGGCAGACGTTCGAAACAGTCTATGGATCGTAGTAGTAATGAGAGGGAACGTCAGCAGCAGCCCTTGGAACGCGTTCACCACGAAGCCCTAGTAGAACGAGCGCACTACGAACCTCCCATGGAGCGTGGTCGACTGGTCCCTCCTGTTGAACTTGTACAGCGCGAACCATCCATAGAGCGCGTGGAACACCTGCGTCATGAACAATCTACAACGCGCTTCCACCATGATATACCTATGGACCGCTTCCGTCGAGACCCGTCCTTAGAACGTTTCCAACGCGAGTCTTCGATAATCAGGGTGCGCCGAGCACCGCTCGTCGAATATTCGCGTCACGAGACGTCCACAGAACgcttaccacctcctccttccaccgTGACGATGGAGAGAGTTCGCCACGAGCCGATGATTGAACACAGTCGCACGGAATCCCCCACACACCAAGGTCGTATGGTATACATGGAGAGGGGACGTAATAGGCTTTCCCCAGAACGTGGACAGATGAGAACATACTACACCCGCAGCCATTCCACCGAACCCAGTGAGCGTAGATATACCGCAGAGACCTTGGAACCTGGGTATATCAGATCATACCAGGAGCGCAGGTATATCGGAGGGTCTGCCGACCAAACAGGAGCAGTCTCTGAAAGCGGTTATACCACAAGGCCGCTCGAGCCCAGTTACATGAGAACATATTCAGATAACAGCTATAGTGGTGGAAGACTCGCAGAACCTGATTTTAGCAGAGCATACTCGGAGCATAGCTATACGGAGAGGTCTGTCGATAATGATTACAACAGGGTATACTCCGATCGCATACTGGATGGGAACAGGTGGAAGAATGACGAGGAGTGGGGAGCTAGGGACAGAGGGAGGTACCGAAGAGCCGTGGTGGCTCCTGCCTCCGCTGTCGCCTCTTCGCCGCCTATGAACCATAGAGCATTATGA